AGCCCTACGGCGTCGACGTGGTCATGCCGGCCAGCTATGCGGGCAAGAGCGAGGGACTGGGATCTCGGGACGACAAGACAGGCACGGTCGATGCCGACGTCTTCAAGAACATGATACCCGCGGAGACCCGCGAGTGGATCGAGGAGATCCTGCAAGAGTACGAAGTTCCGCCGCTTCCCAGAGGCTCGGAGCGCGACGAAGGGGTTGGCGGCGGTAGTTCCGGATTGCTCGGTTGGACTGAAGGAGGAGGCCGCGGTCAGGTCGCCATTGCGCTCGAGCATCCGATCTCTCTGCTGGTTAACGCTCTCGGACCACCTCCAAAGGACATCATCGAGCTCGCCCATGAGCACGGCGTCAAGGTGGCCGCGCTCACCGGCGCGGTGGAGCACGCCATTCGCCAGAAAGAACAAGGTGTCGACATCATCGTCGCTCAGGGAACGGAAGCCGGCGGGCACACAGGAGAGGTGGGTTCAATGGTTCTGCTTCCGGATATTGTCGATGCGGTTTCCCCGACACCGGTTCTGGGCGCAGGCGGGATCGGCAGCGGGCGACAGGCCGCAGCGGCTCTGGCTCTCGGAGCGCAGGGTGTATGGACGGGCTCGATCTGGCTCGGTGTCGCCGAAAGCGATATGTCCCCGGTGGTCAAGAACAAACTGCTGGCCGCCGGATCGCGGGACGCTGTGCGATCCCGCAGTCTTTCAGGCAAGCCCGCCCGTTTGCTGAGGACGGCCTGGACCGAGGCCTGGTTGCGCGATGATTGTCCCGGAACGCTTCCCATGCCACTCCAGTACATGGCCTGCGCAGAGGCGCAGACGCGAATTGGCCTGGCAGCGCGCAAGCCCGGGGCGAAGGCCCGAGAACTGGTGGGCATCCCGGTGGGCCAGGTCGTGAGCCGCATGGTCGACGAGGAGACGTCCGCGCAGCTGATCTATCGCTTCATGGAGGAGTTCATCGAATGCGTCGAGCGCCTCAATGGAATGCTGACGGCGGCGGAAGACCGCGGCTGAAACTCCGTCCTGGAATACCTATCTTCCGTTCTGTAGACGGACCTGACGTGAAATCGAACTTCCGATGACGGTGACTCTTTCCACATCTTCCCATCCGCGCGCGTTTGCGGACAATTGTTATGTGTATGCGGTTCTGTCCCGCCGGGCGCGCGGTGTGTCGATCGGGTTGAACCTGAACCCAGACAAGATCTGCAACTTCAGCTGTGCCTACTGTCAGGTAGAGCGTCGAGAACCTCAGATCGCAGCTGCGATTCAGCCAGAGGTCCTGAGACGCGAACTAAGGGATATGCTGGAGAAGATCTCTGCCGGGTTTTTCGACGAAGTCGTTCGCGAGCGCGGACTCGACGCCTCGATGGGCAGGGTGACCGAGGTCGGGATCGCGGGCGATGCCGAGCCCACGTCATCGCCGGCCTTCTGCGAACTCATGATCATCACGCGCGAAGAGATCGAAGCCTCTGGGCTCGATCTGCCACTCGTGCTGTACACGAATGCCAGTCTTCTTCAGCGCGAGAAAGTGCAACGGGGAATAGCCGAACTGGATCGTCTGCACGGTGTCGTCTACGCGAAACTCGATGCGGGAACGGAAAGCTATTTCCAGCGCGTCGCGCAGACGAAGGTTCCGTTTGCGCGCATTCTGGAGAACCTCGCTTTGAGGGCCAGATCCGCAACGGGGCGCACCCAGATCCAGAGTCTGTTCTCGTGTATCTCCGGAGATCCACCGCCTCCCGAGGAGATTCAGGCCTATGGTGCGCGCCTCGCATCCATCGTCGACGGCGGTGGGCGCCTGGAGTCGATTCAGCTCATGACCGTGGCGAGGCCCCCCGCTGAAGCGAAGATGACACCGCTCACCCGCGAGCAACTGGAGTCGATTGCTGCCGAGGTCCGGCGCCAGGTTCCCGGAGTTCCAGTCGAGGTCTTCTGATCGCTCGATCGTATGGCGGTAGCCGAGGTCTGCGCGGCCCGCGGATCAGTCCGGTTCGTTCGAACCCGTGATCTCGTCAAACTTTCCGCAGTCGAGTGAAGTGTCGACCGGAACCGGGAACGAAACGTCGTGAATCGAAAGACTCCCGACGTCTTTGGAAGGGTCCAGTTCCCGCGCGTACTCCAGGACCGAGCGTCGAGAACCCCCGAGGTGTACGGTGCCGTTGACGTCTCGCTCCATCAGGGCGACGAGTTTGCGCGCGACGATGGACACGGACTGGCGGCTCGTCCACTGATCTTCAAATGCCTTGGGAAACGGAAACTCATTGGGTCCAAACGAGGTCCGCACGATCAGCGACCGATCGTAGAGCCGGGCTGCACATTCTCCGCCCAGTTTCGACCAGGCGTATTTGTTGATGGGCGAGACCGCATCGTCTTCGACATAGTTTCCCCGATCGCCTTTGAACACGTAGTCGGTGCTTATGTAGATCAGCCGACAGGCGAATCCGATGCACAGCTTTACGATGTTCGCCGTGCCGATCAGATTGGCATCCAGTGCGGACTGTGGATCTTCTTCGATACGTGGTGGCGAGGTGAAGGCTGCCGCGTGAACGACCAGGTCGACTTCGCGTCCGGTGCCGTAGGCCTCAACGCTCTGCCAGTTCGAGACGTCGAGTTCGCTGGACGACGGGTACAGAGCGTCCGGGAGGAGTCCCCTCATCTCCGTTCCCAGGAGTCCACTTCCGCCTGTGAACAGGATTCTGGACTGGGCCGGCAAGCCGACGCTCACAACTGGCCGAGTGCGAACTGTTCGGAGCGCTCGTCCTGGAGCCACGCGTCCAGACTGAGGCCTTCCCGATCCTTGTCCGTCATCAGGGGTTTGGAGTTCGCGATCCGTTCGAAGCCCTTTCGGAGTTCCGGATCGCACAAGGACCAGTCGATGTCCGCCGCCAGCGGCGAGATTCCAGCTTCGCAGCCCGGGCTGTACTCACCGGAGCACATGTACTCGATGACCGTATTCTCGGAGAAGTAGTTTCCGTGAGCAAATCCCGGGGGTACCCAGATCCACTCGTGTGAGTCCGCCGCGGAATCGGTCGGCATGTCGTAACAGATGGCCTTTCCCAGCGTGGCCGAACCCTTGCGGATATCGAGCACGATATCGACCATTCGGCCCGAGATCGTGCGGACCAGTTTGCCCATATAGGGGTTCCACTGAAAATGCAGCCCGCGAATACAACCTTCCCGAGAGAAGCTCTCGTTGGCCTGCACGAACTCCACGCCTCTCATGAATTCGAGGTCGGCGTGGCCCTGAAAATCGCTGCGTCGGAAGTGTTCGGTGAAGTAGCCGCGATCATCTGCAAAACGACCGAAGCGGATCACCTGAACGCCCTCGAGTGCCAGTTCTTTGACGTCGAGTAGCTTCACTTCGATGGACTCTGTGGCGAAACTTGTGCGGGCATGGGTTCTTGTCCCTCCAGATAGGGGTTCGAAAGGATGGCGTAATTCGCATCACGGCCGAAGCGGCGGAGCAGGGCGCTGAGGCCGGCTCTGGGAATTCGCATCGCGGTTCGCCAGTAGAGTTTCAGGAAGAGTCTGCGCTCCAGCATCGTCTCGGTCGACTGATTCGTACCGAAAACCCGCGCCTTGAGAAGCAGCGCGGCGTTCGAAGCGATGTGCAGGGCCTCGACGAGTGTCGCGTAGAAACGGCCGTGGTGTCTGATGAAGTAGTGGACACGGCTATTTCGCTCGACGGTCATGTACTTGATCTTTGAATCGGGATTGGGATTGGACTGTGGATCGCTCTGGCCCACCAGATGTGTGATTTCCGTGTCGGGCGTGTACCAGATTTCATGCCCCGCATCCTGGATGCGATGGCACCAGTCTACTTCGTCATAGGTCAGGAAGAAGTACGGGTCGATTCCGCCCACTGAGTCGAGCAGTTCCCGGCGAATCATCAACGAGGCGCCGCAGACCCAGTCTACCGGTCGAGCGTCATCTCCCTCCCAGTACGACATGTGAAACCTGCCGAATCTCGGGCTCCGGGGAAACCGATCTTCCAGTCCGAGGAAGTGATAGAGATAGGTCGTCAGCGTTGGATATGATCTCGCGGAAATCTGCCGGTCGCCGTTTGTTTCGACCAGTTTGCATCCGACGGCCCCGGCGCTCGTCTCGCGATCCAATAGTTCGATCATGGTTCTGAACGATTCGGGTCGGACGATCGTATCGGGATTCAGGAGCAGGATGTAGCGACCGTGCGCGATGGCCAGCGCGCGGTTGTTCGCTTCGGCGAAGCCGATGTTGTCTCCGTTTTCCAGGATCTGGATCTCCGGAAACTTCTCGCGGGTCCACTGGAGGGAGCCATCGCTACTCCCGTTGTCGCTCAGGATCACCTCGACATCGAGCCCTTCCAGGGCCGGAGGCAGCGATTGGAGGCAACCGCGCAGCACACGGTCGTTATTGAAGTTCACGATGATGACGGAAAGTTGCACGATCTGGTCCGGGACGATCAGTTATCGAAGAGAATGCCGGTCAGAAAGGACCGCCACCCATCGCCTTCAGTCGAAGTTCCATTTCCGACAATAGTTCGAGCCAACGGATGTTGTAGTAGATCGGGCGGTCGACATCGACGCCCTGCTCGAGTTCGTCCCACATTTCGGCGGCCGAGGATACGATTTCATCATCGCCGTTGATATCGACCACCTTGTGAAACTTGTTGCCGTCGACGCGATAGGTTCGCGAGGTTCCAACCTGTTGAACATCGAGATCCAGACGAATGCCCTTCTGGTGCTCGAGTGCTCGTCGAACTTCGTGTGCGAGCTTGATGACCTGGTAGTTTCCCGACAGGGCGTTGAAGATCTGACCGGCTACCTGCTCCACGGGCGCGTTCAAGACGCCGATGTAGGCTTTGACCGCCTGGTTGATACCCAGCATCGGCCGCCACATCCGCCCACCGGCGTGCAATGTCAAGCGTCGTTTTGCAAAGGCGTCGCGCACAAAAGTGTTGATCACGAGGTCGTACCGCATCCGAGGAGACTGGCCGTAGATCGTGCCTTTGCGCAGGGCCGTCACGGCGAAGCTCTCGTCGGCCATTTCCATCAGACCGATTTCGGCCTGGCGCTTCGACCAGGAGTAGGGCGCCTCGGGATGCACCTCGTGTTCTTCATCGAGCAGTTCGTCGCCGGGTGTCATCGAGTAGTAGATCGAGCAAGACGAAGCGAATACGAAGCGGCCGACGCCCGCTTCTTTTGCCAGACGACCCAGGCGAACGGTCGCATCCAGGTTCATGGACTTATTG
The sequence above is a segment of the bacterium genome. Coding sequences within it:
- a CDS encoding dTDP-4-keto-6-deoxy-D-glucose epimerase, whose translation is MKLLDVKELALEGVQVIRFGRFADDRGYFTEHFRRSDFQGHADLEFMRGVEFVQANESFSREGCIRGLHFQWNPYMGKLVRTISGRMVDIVLDIRKGSATLGKAICYDMPTDSAADSHEWIWVPPGFAHGNYFSENTVIEYMCSGEYSPGCEAGISPLAADIDWSLCDPELRKGFERIANSKPLMTDKDREGLSLDAWLQDERSEQFALGQL
- a CDS encoding SDR family oxidoreductase, which produces MKVLVTGGAGYIGCRLVPALLDAGHEVRVIDKLLFGDEGLSEVIDRIEMIPMDVREVEVEHLRGVDGIVHLAGLSNDPTAEYNPEANKSMNLDATVRLGRLAKEAGVGRFVFASSCSIYYSMTPGDELLDEEHEVHPEAPYSWSKRQAEIGLMEMADESFAVTALRKGTIYGQSPRMRYDLVINTFVRDAFAKRRLTLHAGGRMWRPMLGINQAVKAYIGVLNAPVEQVAGQIFNALSGNYQVIKLAHEVRRALEHQKGIRLDLDVQQVGTSRTYRVDGNKFHKVVDINGDDEIVSSAAEMWDELEQGVDVDRPIYYNIRWLELLSEMELRLKAMGGGPF
- a CDS encoding glycosyltransferase family 2 protein, which encodes MQLSVIIVNFNNDRVLRGCLQSLPPALEGLDVEVILSDNGSSDGSLQWTREKFPEIQILENGDNIGFAEANNRALAIAHGRYILLLNPDTIVRPESFRTMIELLDRETSAGAVGCKLVETNGDRQISARSYPTLTTYLYHFLGLEDRFPRSPRFGRFHMSYWEGDDARPVDWVCGASLMIRRELLDSVGGIDPYFFLTYDEVDWCHRIQDAGHEIWYTPDTEITHLVGQSDPQSNPNPDSKIKYMTVERNSRVHYFIRHHGRFYATLVEALHIASNAALLLKARVFGTNQSTETMLERRLFLKLYWRTAMRIPRAGLSALLRRFGRDANYAILSNPYLEGQEPMPAQVSPQSPSK
- a CDS encoding NAD(P)-dependent oxidoreductase translates to MPAQSRILFTGGSGLLGTEMRGLLPDALYPSSSELDVSNWQSVEAYGTGREVDLVVHAAAFTSPPRIEEDPQSALDANLIGTANIVKLCIGFACRLIYISTDYVFKGDRGNYVEDDAVSPINKYAWSKLGGECAARLYDRSLIVRTSFGPNEFPFPKAFEDQWTSRQSVSIVARKLVALMERDVNGTVHLGGSRRSVLEYARELDPSKDVGSLSIHDVSFPVPVDTSLDCGKFDEITGSNEPD
- a CDS encoding radical SAM protein, coding for MTVTLSTSSHPRAFADNCYVYAVLSRRARGVSIGLNLNPDKICNFSCAYCQVERREPQIAAAIQPEVLRRELRDMLEKISAGFFDEVVRERGLDASMGRVTEVGIAGDAEPTSSPAFCELMIITREEIEASGLDLPLVLYTNASLLQREKVQRGIAELDRLHGVVYAKLDAGTESYFQRVAQTKVPFARILENLALRARSATGRTQIQSLFSCISGDPPPPEEIQAYGARLASIVDGGGRLESIQLMTVARPPAEAKMTPLTREQLESIAAEVRRQVPGVPVEVF
- a CDS encoding nitronate monooxygenase gives rise to the protein MRTDLCDLFGIDVPVFAFSHCRDVVAAVTNAGGLGVLGALAFSDEQLEIELNWIDEHVNGKPYGVDVVMPASYAGKSEGLGSRDDKTGTVDADVFKNMIPAETREWIEEILQEYEVPPLPRGSERDEGVGGGSSGLLGWTEGGGRGQVAIALEHPISLLVNALGPPPKDIIELAHEHGVKVAALTGAVEHAIRQKEQGVDIIVAQGTEAGGHTGEVGSMVLLPDIVDAVSPTPVLGAGGIGSGRQAAAALALGAQGVWTGSIWLGVAESDMSPVVKNKLLAAGSRDAVRSRSLSGKPARLLRTAWTEAWLRDDCPGTLPMPLQYMACAEAQTRIGLAARKPGAKARELVGIPVGQVVSRMVDEETSAQLIYRFMEEFIECVERLNGMLTAAEDRG